From the genome of Pyxidicoccus trucidator, one region includes:
- a CDS encoding serine/threonine-protein kinase: MTDTLRYAPDTLDATVLSQNPRSGPAPTPAATSRRNTVLPRVEWNGEKADLIPPQRERFEEMRPLGQGGMGEVVLLKDHDIERLVALKRLPEGADVDRVLRFVEEIRTVGQLDHPNIVPVHDVGIDERGRYFFVMKHLQGDTLEAIISRLRKGDRATHERFGFRARVQVCLGVLNAVAYAHRKGIIHRDLKPANIMVGPFGEVTVMDWGLARLVRTPAVSTPDSQGVAARIHPMPDVARVGLRDSPSLRTQVGSVIGTPMYMSPEQARGEQDRLDACSDVYSLAVLFHELLFLRHYLDGRESLADILDGVQKVTPAVGALQSNPHQPPVPAELSWFVAKGFEKEAAKRYQSVEEMIGALQDLLEGHIVVQCQRTMVKRGLHEVLRFVDRNPVGVIVGGMLGAAVVLGSVAYTLVSLLG; encoded by the coding sequence ATGACGGACACGCTTCGCTACGCCCCGGACACGCTGGACGCCACGGTCCTCTCCCAGAACCCCCGGAGCGGACCCGCGCCGACGCCCGCCGCCACCTCGCGCCGCAACACGGTGCTGCCCCGGGTGGAGTGGAATGGGGAAAAGGCGGACCTCATCCCACCCCAGCGCGAGCGCTTCGAGGAGATGCGTCCCCTGGGCCAGGGCGGCATGGGCGAGGTGGTGCTGTTGAAGGACCACGACATCGAGCGGCTGGTGGCGCTCAAGCGGCTGCCGGAGGGCGCGGACGTCGACCGGGTGCTGCGCTTCGTGGAGGAGATTCGCACCGTCGGGCAACTGGACCACCCGAACATCGTCCCGGTGCACGACGTGGGCATCGACGAGCGCGGCCGGTACTTCTTCGTGATGAAGCACCTGCAAGGCGACACGCTGGAGGCCATCATCTCCCGGTTGCGGAAGGGCGACCGGGCCACGCACGAGCGCTTCGGCTTCCGGGCGCGGGTGCAGGTGTGCCTCGGGGTGCTCAACGCCGTCGCGTACGCGCACCGCAAGGGCATCATCCACAGGGACTTGAAGCCGGCGAACATCATGGTGGGGCCGTTCGGTGAAGTGACGGTGATGGACTGGGGCCTGGCGCGGCTGGTGCGCACGCCGGCGGTGAGCACGCCCGACAGCCAGGGCGTCGCGGCCCGCATCCACCCGATGCCGGACGTCGCGCGGGTGGGGCTGAGGGACTCGCCCTCGCTGCGCACGCAGGTGGGCTCCGTCATCGGCACGCCGATGTACATGTCCCCGGAGCAGGCCCGAGGCGAGCAGGACCGGCTGGATGCGTGCAGCGACGTGTACAGCCTGGCCGTGCTGTTCCACGAGCTGCTGTTCCTGCGCCACTACCTGGACGGGCGCGAGTCGCTCGCCGACATCCTCGACGGAGTGCAGAAGGTGACGCCCGCCGTGGGTGCGCTCCAGTCGAATCCGCACCAGCCGCCCGTGCCCGCGGAGCTGTCGTGGTTCGTGGCGAAGGGGTTCGAGAAGGAGGCGGCGAAGCGCTACCAGTCGGTGGAGGAGATGATTGGGGCGCTCCAGGACCTGCTGGAGGGGCACATCGTGGTGCAGTGCCAGCGAACGATGGTGAAGCGCGGCCTGCACGAGGTGCTTCGCTTCGTG